Proteins encoded within one genomic window of Leptotrichia hongkongensis:
- a CDS encoding esterase family protein translates to MQIEYKKEYSYHLGREVEYKRYGHAGKPVLVFPSQDGDCNQYEEFGMVDVLSDYIEQGRLQLFCVGSIDKESWSDFNGNPRYRIEMQEKWYNFIANEFVPRIQDISWRSDIIVTGCSMGGAHAGILFFRRPELFETLISLSGMFDASMFFGDYKDDLVYNNSVVDFLKNMPWNHPYLDIYRKRNIIICIGQGAWEEELLPSNRELAHILYEKQVPAWTDFWGHDVAHDWYWWKLQIRYFIEHLDI, encoded by the coding sequence ATGCAAATAGAATATAAAAAAGAATATAGCTATCATCTTGGTCGGGAAGTGGAATACAAGAGATATGGACACGCTGGGAAGCCGGTGCTGGTATTTCCTTCACAAGATGGAGATTGTAACCAGTATGAAGAATTTGGGATGGTAGATGTGCTGTCAGACTATATTGAACAAGGAAGGTTGCAATTATTCTGTGTAGGAAGTATTGACAAGGAAAGCTGGTCAGATTTTAATGGAAATCCAAGATACAGAATAGAAATGCAGGAAAAATGGTATAATTTTATTGCAAATGAATTTGTTCCTAGAATACAGGATATCTCTTGGAGAAGTGATATTATTGTTACAGGATGCAGCATGGGAGGAGCACATGCAGGAATTTTATTTTTCCGTAGGCCTGAATTATTTGAAACGTTAATTTCACTAAGTGGAATGTTTGATGCTTCAATGTTTTTTGGAGATTATAAAGATGATTTGGTTTATAATAACTCTGTTGTTGACTTTCTGAAAAATATGCCATGGAATCATCCTTATTTAGATATATATAGAAAGAGAAATATTATTATATGTATTGGACAGGGAGCATGGGAAGAAGAATTACTGCCAAGTAACAGAGAACTGGCTCATATTCTTTATGAAAAGCAAGTTCCAGCATGGACGGATTTCTGGGGACACGATGTGGCTCATGACTGGTATTGGTGGAAATTGCAGATAAGATATTTTATAGAACATTTAGATATTTAA
- a CDS encoding ATP-grasp domain-containing protein: MNFVYISPQFPKTNCEFCDRLKQNGVNVLGIADIEYDQLDQKLKDNLTEYYKVSSLENYDEVLKAVAFFTYKYGKIDWLESNNEYWLVQDARLRSDFNIRTGIKADKIENIKEKSKMKKAYKKGEIPAADFSLVTTYEKAKKFIDKVGYPVVVKPDNGVGASDTRKINNEKELKEFFETRNENVKYIMEEYVDGDLVSYDAVIDSNGNPIFETGIVEPAVMDIVNEKLDVFYYVEKEMPEKLLDAGRRAVKGFGVKSRFVHLEFFKLNKDKKGLGKKGDYVGLEANMRPAGGYTPDMYNYANNTDVYQIWADMIAFDKIEKAKLNEDIEKNYCVYASRRDNRNYIHSHDEIKQKYGNAIVMDERMPDIFSGAMGNYMYTAKFKTKEEMEEFIDFVHKKIEE; encoded by the coding sequence ATGAATTTTGTTTACATTTCACCACAATTTCCAAAAACTAACTGTGAATTTTGCGATAGATTAAAACAAAATGGAGTAAATGTATTAGGAATTGCAGATATAGAATACGATCAATTGGATCAAAAACTAAAAGATAACTTGACAGAGTATTATAAAGTTTCTAGCCTTGAAAATTATGACGAAGTTTTAAAAGCGGTTGCTTTTTTTACATATAAATATGGGAAAATAGATTGGCTTGAGTCTAATAATGAATACTGGCTTGTACAGGATGCAAGGCTTCGTTCAGATTTTAATATTAGAACTGGAATAAAAGCTGATAAAATTGAAAATATAAAAGAAAAATCTAAGATGAAGAAGGCATATAAAAAAGGAGAAATACCAGCTGCAGATTTTTCATTGGTTACAACGTATGAAAAAGCAAAGAAATTTATTGATAAAGTAGGATATCCAGTAGTTGTTAAGCCTGATAATGGTGTCGGTGCGAGCGATACTCGTAAAATTAACAATGAAAAAGAATTGAAGGAATTTTTTGAAACTCGTAATGAAAATGTAAAATATATTATGGAAGAATATGTTGACGGAGATTTAGTATCTTATGACGCAGTTATTGATTCCAATGGAAATCCTATTTTTGAAACAGGAATTGTTGAGCCTGCTGTTATGGATATTGTAAATGAAAAACTAGATGTATTTTATTATGTAGAAAAGGAAATGCCTGAAAAATTACTAGATGCAGGAAGACGAGCTGTGAAAGGCTTTGGAGTAAAAAGCAGGTTTGTGCATCTGGAATTTTTTAAACTAAATAAAGATAAAAAAGGACTCGGTAAAAAAGGAGATTATGTAGGACTAGAAGCAAATATGCGTCCTGCAGGAGGATACACACCTGATATGTACAATTACGCCAACAATACTGATGTTTATCAAATCTGGGCTGATATGATTGCATTTGATAAAATCGAGAAGGCTAAATTAAATGAAGATATAGAAAAAAATTATTGTGTTTATGCAAGTCGCCGTGATAATAGAAATTATATTCATTCTCACGATGAAATTAAGCAGAAATATGGAAATGCGATTGTGATGGATGAAAGAATGCCAGATATTTTTTCAGGAGCAATGGGAAACTATATGTACACAGCAAAATTTAAAACAAAAGAGGAAATGGAAGAATTTATAGATTTCGTACACAAAAAAATAGAAGAATAA